A region from the Macaca mulatta isolate MMU2019108-1 chromosome 13, T2T-MMU8v2.0, whole genome shotgun sequence genome encodes:
- the LOC144333800 gene encoding uncharacterized protein LOC144333800, whose protein sequence is MGTKRRRRPLRRRGPQTPVCPPVSGAPHRRALPAGPAPFSFLGQEHNPFSSCSRWLGPLPSCHCPFRRLVAPSGGRARARLPVFFSGARAHGASLLTGAPVRVCGALLSAFPAQLQFPMCSSAHVGSPGERLPGSLGSYSVI, encoded by the exons ATGGGAACCAAGCGACGGCGGCGGCCACTGCGACGGCGAGGGCCACAGACCCCCGTGTGCCCGCCGGTCTCAGGGGCTCCGCACCGCCGCGCGCTGCCCGCCGGCCCcgcccctttctccttcctcggCCAGGAGCACAACCCCTTCTCCTCCTGCAGTCGGTGGCTCGGGCCCCTCCCTTCCTGCCACTGTCCTTTCCGCCGCCTGGTGGCTCCCAGCGGCGGCCGCGCACGCGCACGTCTTCCCGTGTTTTTCTCCGGGGCGCGCGCGCACGGCGCGTCTTTGTTGACCGGGGCTCCTGTACGCGTGTGCGGCGCcctcctctcggccttccccgcTCAACTACAGTTCCCAATGTGCAGTTCGGCTCACGTCGGCAGCCCTGGAGAGCGCCTGCCAGGAAGCCTTG ggtcttactctgtcatctag